A part of Thermococcus sp. LS1 genomic DNA contains:
- a CDS encoding multiprotein bridging factor aMBF1, which yields MAKAKPKYCEICGAPIRGPGHRIRLEGAEVLVCDRCYEKYGRKKAGFSIMPTGRQPVRRTYSRPKPKPAPKPRTERPLYTEEIVEDFAERVYRAIQRSGKSYEELSHEIGLSMKDLRAIAHGYREPTIKEAKKLEKYFKITLIERVEEEVKEKATIPKDYEPTLGDIANIKIRKRKK from the coding sequence ATGGCAAAGGCTAAGCCGAAGTACTGCGAGATATGCGGCGCGCCCATAAGGGGTCCAGGTCACAGGATAAGGCTCGAAGGAGCCGAGGTTCTCGTCTGCGACCGCTGTTATGAGAAGTATGGAAGGAAAAAGGCGGGCTTCAGCATAATGCCCACAGGCAGGCAGCCAGTCAGGAGGACCTACTCACGGCCAAAACCCAAGCCGGCTCCTAAGCCGAGGACGGAAAGACCTCTTTACACAGAGGAGATAGTCGAGGACTTCGCTGAGAGGGTTTACAGGGCCATACAGCGCTCGGGCAAAAGCTACGAGGAGCTTTCGCACGAAATTGGCCTTTCGATGAAAGACCTGCGCGCGATAGCCCACGGCTACCGTGAGCCCACGATAAAGGAAGCGAAGAAGCTCGAGAAGTACTTCAAGATAACCCTCATCGAGAGAGTTGAAGAAGAAGTTAAGGAGAAGGCCACAATTCCAAAGGACTACGAACCGACACTTGGCGATATAGCCAACATCAAGATTCGGAAGAGGAAGAAGTGA
- a CDS encoding Zn-ribbon domain-containing OB-fold protein encodes MARPMQVSRHWRHFREKYRLIGGKCENGHVHFPKRSVCPVCGSRNIEEIELSGRGKILSWTIVRNPPSGFEYYKPYPLALIELEEGPVVLAQLTDVDPEEIDFGMEVEVVTKKIREFEEDGIILYGYKFRPPIK; translated from the coding sequence ATGGCGAGGCCGATGCAGGTTTCGAGGCACTGGAGGCACTTCCGTGAGAAGTACAGGCTCATCGGCGGTAAGTGCGAGAACGGCCACGTTCACTTCCCGAAGAGGAGCGTCTGCCCCGTCTGCGGCTCGAGGAACATCGAGGAGATTGAGCTCAGTGGTAGGGGCAAGATCCTAAGCTGGACCATCGTTAGGAACCCGCCGAGCGGCTTCGAGTACTACAAGCCCTATCCGCTCGCCCTTATCGAGCTCGAGGAGGGACCGGTGGTACTGGCCCAGCTGACGGACGTCGATCCCGAGGAGATTGACTTCGGCATGGAGGTCGAGGTCGTCACCAAGAAGATAAGGGAGTTCGAGGAGGACGGAATAATCCTCTACGGCTACAAGTTCAGGCCGCCGATTAAGTGA
- a CDS encoding DUF356 domain-containing protein, with product MRNTMVLVRTDNFQKASIALADLVRYGGMKIRGDPRIMPPALSDWAFEKISGEKPRKKFRAHVIAQIDLPPAKAIGRLMDIHPPAHILVIPPDTEVWEELIRMWGTFEKLKGFHPPKRTKAEELKKKREEEELEEF from the coding sequence ATGAGAAACACGATGGTATTGGTAAGGACCGACAACTTCCAGAAGGCCAGCATAGCACTGGCCGACCTCGTCCGCTACGGCGGCATGAAGATAAGGGGAGACCCGAGGATAATGCCCCCCGCACTCTCTGATTGGGCGTTTGAGAAGATAAGCGGTGAGAAGCCGAGGAAAAAGTTCAGGGCTCACGTGATAGCGCAGATAGATTTGCCTCCAGCTAAGGCCATAGGCAGGCTGATGGACATACACCCACCGGCTCACATCCTGGTTATTCCCCCCGATACAGAGGTCTGGGAGGAGTTAATTCGTATGTGGGGAACCTTCGAGAAGCTCAAAGGCTTCCACCCGCCGAAGAGAACGAAGGCTGAGGAGCTTAAGAAGAAGAGGGAAGAGGAAGAGCTGGAGGAGTTCTGA
- a CDS encoding GNAT family N-acetyltransferase, giving the protein MSEVRIEKLQKLDQETLERLIEIYMSGYEGMREYGGEGESYAKRYLRWCWNKAKDGFFVAKVGDEIAGFIVCDNDWYSKYEGRTVGAIHEFVVDKRFQGHGIGHKLMEKCLEYLSKYNDRIELWVGEKNEKAMKFYEDYGFRRVEQSGIWVRMVKDIRKDDKGKRES; this is encoded by the coding sequence ATGAGTGAGGTAAGGATAGAGAAGCTGCAAAAGCTCGATCAGGAGACCCTTGAGAGGCTGATAGAGATATACATGAGCGGCTACGAAGGTATGCGAGAGTACGGCGGTGAGGGGGAGAGTTACGCCAAGCGCTACCTCCGCTGGTGCTGGAACAAAGCCAAGGACGGCTTCTTTGTTGCCAAGGTCGGCGACGAGATAGCCGGCTTTATCGTCTGTGACAACGACTGGTACAGCAAGTACGAGGGGAGGACCGTTGGAGCTATCCACGAGTTCGTCGTTGATAAGCGCTTTCAGGGACACGGAATCGGGCACAAGCTGATGGAAAAGTGCCTCGAATACTTGAGCAAGTACAACGACAGGATAGAGCTCTGGGTGGGCGAGAAGAACGAGAAGGCCATGAAATTCTACGAGGACTACGGCTTCAGAAGGGTAGAGCAGAGCGGGATATGGGTTCGAATGGTGAAGGACATTCGAAAGGATGATAAAGGGAAGAGGGAAAGCTAA
- a CDS encoding thiolase domain-containing protein — translation MKKAVIIGVGMTPVGEHWKLALRDLAVEAVLKAMDDAGIDRVDSLYVGNMVSGSFVEQENLGALIADWAGLGNIPAVKIEAACASGGAAVQEGVKAVLSGLEDVVAVVGVEKMTDAWPSDATRYLAYAADAEWELFHGASFVALNALIMRYYMKTYGYTEEDLALFAVNAHANGAKNPYAMFKRPIKVETVLKSPYIADPLKLFDASPVCDGAAALIITTPEKAKELGVPKEKWVEVAGIGRAIDTINLANREDLLDLKAARVAAQRAYKMAGVEPKDIDFFEVHDAFTVMAALSLEALGVAKKGEGAKLAKEGQIAIDADYPIQTMGGLKARGHPVGATGVYQTVEAVLQLRGEAPSQVPDAEVGLTQNIGGTGSNITVNVLRRV, via the coding sequence ATGAAGAAGGCCGTCATAATCGGTGTCGGAATGACCCCCGTTGGGGAACACTGGAAGCTTGCCCTTCGCGATCTGGCCGTTGAGGCGGTTCTCAAGGCTATGGACGACGCTGGAATCGACAGGGTTGACTCCCTTTACGTTGGAAACATGGTCTCAGGATCATTCGTCGAGCAGGAGAACCTCGGAGCGCTCATAGCCGACTGGGCTGGCTTGGGAAACATCCCCGCCGTTAAGATTGAGGCAGCCTGTGCCAGTGGCGGTGCCGCCGTCCAGGAAGGAGTTAAGGCCGTTCTGAGTGGTCTCGAGGATGTAGTTGCCGTCGTCGGCGTTGAGAAGATGACCGATGCCTGGCCAAGCGACGCCACCCGCTACTTGGCTTACGCCGCCGACGCCGAGTGGGAGCTCTTCCACGGGGCCAGCTTCGTCGCCCTTAACGCGCTCATCATGCGCTATTACATGAAGACCTATGGCTACACCGAGGAGGACTTGGCTTTATTCGCCGTTAACGCTCACGCCAACGGCGCTAAGAACCCCTACGCGATGTTCAAGAGGCCGATAAAGGTTGAGACCGTCCTCAAGAGCCCATACATTGCTGACCCGCTCAAGCTCTTTGACGCGTCCCCTGTCTGCGACGGTGCCGCGGCCCTGATAATCACCACACCGGAGAAAGCGAAGGAGCTCGGTGTTCCTAAGGAGAAGTGGGTCGAGGTCGCCGGAATAGGAAGGGCCATCGACACCATAAACCTCGCCAACAGAGAGGATCTTCTTGACCTCAAAGCTGCAAGGGTAGCCGCTCAGAGGGCATACAAGATGGCAGGCGTCGAACCAAAGGATATAGACTTCTTCGAGGTTCATGATGCGTTCACAGTTATGGCCGCCCTCAGCCTAGAAGCTCTCGGCGTTGCCAAGAAAGGCGAGGGAGCAAAGCTCGCGAAGGAGGGTCAGATAGCCATCGACGCTGATTATCCGATACAGACCATGGGTGGACTAAAGGCCAGAGGACACCCAGTCGGAGCGACCGGCGTTTACCAGACAGTCGAAGCGGTTCTCCAGCTGCGCGGAGAAGCGCCGAGCCAGGTACCCGATGCTGAAGTGGGTCTGACCCAGAACATAGGTGGAACCGGCTCGAACATAACTGTTAACGTCCTGAGGAGGGTCTGA
- a CDS encoding hydroxymethylglutaryl-CoA synthase gives MRKLLKPVKDVGIVGYGAYVPRYRIKAEEIGRVWGVSSFPIEEKAVPGLDEDALTIGIEAARNALKRARIDPKLIRAVWFGSESKPYAVKPTGTVIAEAIGATPDVSTADFEFACKAGTEALQTAIGFVGSGMADYAMAIGADTAQGRPGDHLEFTAGAGGAAFIVGEKSSETVAYFEGSYSYVTDTPDFWRRQHEHYPRHGNRFTGEPAYFHHIVNAAKTLMEELGLTVNDFDYAVFHQPNVKFPLTVGKILGIPKEKILPGLLTGIIGNTYSGATMVGISAVLDIAKPGDRILWVSFGSGAGSDAFSIVVQDAIEEKRDLAPKTMDYVNRKKYIDYALYAKARRKYIM, from the coding sequence ATGAGAAAGCTCCTGAAGCCCGTCAAGGACGTCGGTATCGTCGGCTACGGTGCCTACGTTCCAAGGTATAGAATCAAAGCCGAAGAGATAGGAAGGGTCTGGGGAGTTTCGAGCTTCCCGATCGAGGAGAAAGCCGTTCCAGGTCTTGACGAGGATGCACTCACAATTGGAATTGAGGCAGCGAGAAACGCCCTCAAAAGGGCGAGGATAGATCCAAAGCTCATCAGGGCGGTGTGGTTTGGCTCGGAGTCCAAGCCCTACGCCGTTAAGCCCACCGGAACTGTAATAGCTGAAGCCATCGGCGCTACGCCAGACGTCAGCACCGCCGACTTCGAGTTCGCCTGTAAGGCTGGAACCGAGGCACTTCAGACCGCCATCGGTTTCGTCGGCTCAGGAATGGCCGACTATGCCATGGCCATCGGTGCCGACACCGCCCAGGGAAGGCCCGGTGACCACCTCGAGTTCACCGCCGGCGCTGGAGGTGCCGCTTTCATAGTTGGCGAGAAGAGCTCCGAGACCGTTGCGTATTTTGAGGGAAGCTACTCCTACGTCACCGACACTCCGGACTTCTGGAGGCGCCAGCACGAGCACTACCCGAGGCACGGAAACAGGTTCACCGGGGAGCCGGCATACTTCCACCACATAGTCAACGCCGCCAAGACCCTGATGGAGGAGCTTGGTTTAACCGTCAACGACTTCGACTATGCCGTCTTCCACCAGCCTAACGTTAAGTTCCCGCTTACCGTCGGCAAGATTCTTGGAATCCCCAAAGAGAAGATACTCCCAGGACTGCTCACCGGAATCATAGGAAACACCTACAGCGGCGCGACTATGGTAGGCATTTCCGCCGTTCTCGATATCGCCAAGCCTGGCGACAGGATTCTGTGGGTCTCCTTCGGTTCTGGAGCAGGAAGCGATGCCTTCAGCATCGTCGTACAGGACGCCATAGAGGAGAAGCGCGACCTCGCGCCGAAGACTATGGACTACGTGAACAGGAAGAAGTACATCGACTACGCCCTCTATGCGAAGGCGAGAAGGAAGTACATAATGTGA